In Clavibacter californiensis, the sequence GCCCTGGTCGGGCCCGCTGCTGATGAACACCGTGACGGTCGATCCACGCGCCGCGTTGGCGCCGGCACCCGGGTCGGATCCGGCGACCTGACCGACGGCCACGTTCGCGGAGGACCGCGAGCCGCCCTGGGCGAAGGACAGGCCCGCGCCCTCGATGGCCGACTGGGCGTCGGCGGGCGACATGCCCGACACGTCCGGCACCTGGACCGTCGGCGTGCGGGTGAGGTCCGCTGCCGGGCCGGGGAACGCCGACCCCTTGTAGACCGCGTTGACGGCCTGCATGAACGGCTTCCACACGGCGAAGCGAGCGGTGGACATCAGCTGCCCGTTCGGGAGCTTCGTCAGGCGCTGGCGGATGTCCTGTCCGCCGTAGCTGCCCACCCAGATGGCGGTGGTGACCTCGGTGCTGGATCCCACGAACCAGGTGTCCTTGGCCCTGTCCGTGGTACCCGTCTTGCCGATGAGGGGCGTGCCGTCGTTCGTGTTGGCGGCGGCACCGGTCGCGCTCATGACCCCGCCGAGCGCGTAGGCGGCCGTGTGGGCGACGTCCGGGCTCACGGTCTCCGTGCAGTTCGCGGAGGGAGGCGTGATCTCGGTGTCATCGGGCAGCACGACCTTGTCGATCAGGATCGGCGTGCACGTGGTGCCGTTGTTCGCGACCGTGGCATACGCCGAGGCCATCGTGAGCGGCGCGATGTTGTTGCCACCGGACCCGATGATGTCGGACACGAGGCCGGAGAGCGGCTTGCTCTTGTCCGCCTGATGGATCCCGATGTCCTTCGCGGTCTGCACGATGCCGCACATGTCGAGCTCGGAGGCCATGGCCATGAACGCGGTGTTGGTGGAGTTCGCGGTCCCGGACATGACGGTCCGGTTGGCACCCGGCGCGGCACCGTCGTTCGTGACCGTCAGCGGCTTCGAGCTCAACGTCCCGCCCGTGCACGAGTCGCGGAAGTCGCTCCCGGCCCATGTCCCCTTGGAGGAGTTGACGACCTCGTTCACCGAGTGCCCCTCCTTCAGCCACTCGAGGAGGGTGACGATCTTGTACGTCGATCCCACCTGGAAGCCACGCGACCCGCCCATGTCCTGGTCGGTGTTGAAGTTGACGCTCTGCACACCAGCGCCCGCGTCGTTGCCGTAGTCGGTGTTCTGCACCATGGCGATGACGCGACCGGTCTTCGCCTCGACGCTGGTCATCGCCGACCCGAGCTCCGGGATGCTGTTCATCGTCGTGGGGATCTGCTTGCGCAGGTCGTCCGTGGCCTTGGCCTGCAGGTCGAGGTTCAGCGTCGTGTAGATCTTGTAGCCGTTGCGGTTGAGGTTCCGACGGGCCTCGTCGGGGGTCTGGCCGAACTCCTTCGAGTTCTCGACCGTGTACTTCACCGCGTCGCAGAAGTACGCGGCGCTGGCGGGCTGGGCCGCGTTGCAGCCGCTCACCGAGGGGGTGATCGCCGGTGTGACGGGGGTGGCGATCGCCTCGTCGTGCTGTTGCTGCGTGATGCTGTGGTGCTTGAGCATGTTGTCGATGAGCACGTCGCGGCGCTCCTGGTTGGCCGTGATGTTCCCGGGCTCGTCGATCCGCAGGGCCGTGGGGTAGTTGACCGTGGCGACGAGGCTCGCGGCCTGGGCGATGCTGAGGTCCTTCGCGTCCACGCCGTAGTAGTACTTCGCAGCCGACTGGATGCCGTAGACGCTGCCGCCGTAGTTCGCGATGTTGAGGTAGCCGAGGAGGATGTCGTTCTTCGAGAACTTCTTCTCCAGGCCGATCGCGAGGCGCATCTCCTTGAGCTTGCGGGCGGTCGACTCCTGCGTCGCCTCCGCATACGCCTTCTTGCCCGCGTCCGGGTCCGTCTCGGCGAGCGTCTCCGCCTTCTGCACGAGCACGTTCTTCACGTACTGCATGGTGATGGTGCTGGCGCCCGACTCGACGCCGCCGCCGATGACGTTCTGGGCGAGCGCGCGGAACGTGGACTGCACGTCGACGCCGCCGTGCTCGTAGAAGCGGGGATCCTCCGTGTCGACGGCCGCGGCCTTCGCGTTGTCGGAGACCTCGTCCCAGCTCACCTCCTGGCGGTTCTGCGCGTAGAACTCCGCGAACTTGACCGGCTGGCCGCCCTGCGTGGCGTACAGCTCGGTCTTCTGGGCGAGGTTGTCGATCTGCAGGTAGTCCGGCAGGTCCTCGAAGAGGCCGATCGTGTTGTTGGCCGCGAGGCTCGTGACGGCGATGGCGGGGGTGACCATAGCCGCGACCAGCACGCCGGCGACGGCGCTCATGCCGAGGACGCCCGTGAGCGCGGCGGCGACGCGGCCGGGCGTGTTCTTGGAAGCAGACATAGACTCCAGAGTACGGGAAGGGTGTATGGGAACCCGTGAGACCTGTGCGCCGGCCGCCCGCGCCCGTCCCGTCATGCACCCGACCCGACCGGCAAGGAGCCGAGATGACCGCAACGCCCGCGCAGTGGGAGTACCTCACCACGCCGCTGATGATCCACAACACCGCCGCCATCCTCAACACCTGGGGATCGCAGGGCTGGGAGCTCGTGCAGGTCGTCACCGGCCCCGAGGGCGGGCTCGTCGCCTACATGAAGCGCCCGGTCGCCGGTGCGGAGCACGGCGCCTGATGGGCGCGATCTCCGACCGGCTGGCCGAGCTGGGCATCGAGCTGCCCGCGGTCGCGGCCCCCGTCGCCGCCTACGTCCCCGCGGTCGTGCACGGCGGATTCGTCTACACGAGCGGCCAGCTGCCCTTCGTCGACGGCGCGCTCGCCGCGACCGGGAAGGTCGGTGCCGAGGTGTCGGCCGAGGACGCCAAGGCGCACGCCCGCACGTGCGCGCTGAACGGGCTCGCGGCCGCGGCGGATGCGGCCGGCGGCGTCGACCGCATCGCGCGCGTGATCAAGGTCACGGGCTTCGTCGCCTCGGCCGAGGGCTTCACCGGGCAGCCGGGCGTCATCAACGGCGCGAGCGAGGTGCTGGGGGAGATCCTCGGCGATGCAGGGATCCACGCCCGCTCTGCCGTGGGCGTCGCCGAGCTGCCGCTCGGCTCGCCCGTCGAGGTCGAGCTCGTGGTGGCGCTCGTCGAGTAGCCGTCGTCCGCCGTGGCGGACAGGGGAGGGCCGGGTGCGCATCGCACCCGGCCCTCCTGTCGTCCCGCGCCGTGATGTCGGATCAGCCCGCGCTCATGCGGTCGGAGATGACCTGCATCACCTGCGTGTCCGCCAGCGTGGTGGTGTCGCCGATCGCCCGGCCCTCCGCCACGTCGCGCAGCAGCCGGCGCATGATCTTGCCCGAGCGCGTCTTCGGCAGCTCCTGCACGACGAACACGCGGCGCGGCTTCGCGATGGCGCCGATCTGGTCCGAGACGTGCTTGCGGAGGACCTCGTTCGGATCCTCGTCGCCGAGCGCGCTCGCCTCGGCCGAGCGGAGGATCACGAAGGCCACGACCGCCTGGCCGGTCGCCTCGTCGGACGCGCCGACGACCGCAGCCTCGGCCACGTACGGGTGCGCGACGAGCGAGGACTCGATCTCCGCCGTCGACAGGCGATGGCCGGAGACGTTCATCACGTCGTCGACCCGGCCGAGCAGCCAGATGTCGCCGTCCTCGTCGAGCCGCGCGCCGTCGCCCGCGAAGTAGCGGTCGCCGAAGCGGTCCCAGTACGTCTCGCGGTAGCGCTCCGGGTCGCCCCAGATGCCGCGCAGCATCCCGGGCCAGGGCTCGGTCACGACCAGGAGGCCGCTCTCGCCTCGCGCGACGGGCTCGCCCTGGTCGTCGACCACGGCGACCTGGATGCCGGGGATGGGGGACTGCGCGGATCCGGGCTTCGTCGCGGTGACGCCGGGGAGCGCGGAGATCATGATGCCGCCGGTCTCCGTCTGCCACCACGTGTCCACGACGGGCACGTCGCCGCCGCCGACGACGTCCCGGTACCAGCGCCACGCCTCCGGGTTGATGGGCTCGCCGACCGAGCCGAGCAGGCGGATGGAGGAGAGGTCGCGCGCGTCCGGGATCTCTCGGCCGGTCTTCATGAAGGAGCGGATGGCCGTGGGCGCCGCGTACAGGATCGTCACGCCGTGCTTCTCCACGATGTCCCACCAGCGGCCGGGCTGCGGGGCGTCGGGCGTGCCCTCGTAGATGACCTGCGTGGCGCCGTTCGCGAGCGGGCCGTAGACGACGTAGCTGTGGCCGGTGATCCAGCCGACGTCCGCCGTGCACCAGTAGACGTCGGTCTCGGGGTGCAGGTCGAAGACGTTGCGGTGCGTGTAGGCGACCTGCGTGAGGTAGCCGCCGGAGGTGTGCAGGATGCCCTTCGGCTTCCCGGTCGTGCCGCTCGTGTAGAGGATGAAGAGGGGGTGCTCGGCCTCGAAGGCCTGGGCCTCGTGCTCCGGATCCGCCGCGGCGACGCGCTCGTGCCACCAGAGGTCGCGGCTCTCGTCCCAGTCGACCTCGTTCTCGCCGCGCCTGACGACGAGGACGTGCTCGACGGATCCGGCCGATCCGACCAGTGCGGCATCCACGGCGGGCTTGAGCGGGAAGACCTTGCCCTTGCGCCAGCCGCCGTCCGCGGTGATGACCACGCGGGCCGCGGCGTCGTCGATGCGCGCGCGCAGGCTCTCGGCGCTGAAGCCGCCGAACACGACGGAGTGGACGGCTCCGATGCGCGCGACGGCCAGCATCGCGATCACGGCCTCCGGGATCATCGGCAGGTAGATCGCGACGCGGTCACCCGCGACGACGCCCAGGTCGCTGAGTGCGTTCGCGGCGCGCTTGACCTCCGCGGTCAGCTCGGCGTAGGTGAGGTCGCGGGTGTCGCCTGGCTCGCCCTCCCAGTGCAGCGCGACGCGGTCGCCGTGCCCGGCGAGCACGTGCCGGTCGAGGCAGTTGTAGGCCACGTTGAGCCGTCCCTCGGGGAACCAGCGGGCGACGGGCGCGTCCGACCAGTCGAGGACCGTCTCGAACGGGGTCTCCCAGGTCACCAGCTCGCGGGCCCTGTCGGCCCAGAAGCCGAGACGGTCGGCGGCGGCGGACGCGGCGAGGGACTCGTCGGCCACGCGGGTGGCGCGGAACGCGTCCGACGGCGGGTGGACGGGCCCCGACTCCGCCGTCGTCGCCGGGCGCGAGGGGATGGCCGTCCCCTCCTCGTCCTGGTCGGGCGCGGCGGGGCTCGAGGCTCCGGGCTGGGTCGATCGGGGGTTCGTGGACATCGTCATCGTCATCCTCTCCGCGACCCACGTTAGCGGGTGGGTCGTGCGCCACCGCGGCCGACAGGGGGATGCGGCGACCCCGCTGCCCGGGAGTACGGTGGGGGAACGGCCAGAACACGCATGACCCTCCCCTGGGGGGAGGCTCGCGGCGTATGCTCATGCCGTCGGGTCAAGCCCGGCGTGTGGCGGATCCAGGATTCCCCCGATCCTTCGTCACGTGGCGGCGCCCGTTCCCCCGATGGGCGCCGCCCCTCTTCCTCCCCAACGTGTCGCGATGACGGCTCCTCACCGGCTCGTGCCGGCCCGCGAGGACGGCGAGCGGCCGCGCCTAGTGTCCGCGCATGATCGAGTGGCAGGCATCCGTCGTGGGTCGAGGCGTCCTCCCGGGGGAGGCGTCGCGGCACCGGTCCGCGGGCGGCGCGGGGCCGGGCTATCGTCCGCTCGTCGTCGCCCCCGCGGCCTTCGTCCCTCGGACCCGGACGCCCGGCGGCGCTGGTCGGGGCGTCGCGTCGTCCGACGCCCGGGGCACGGGGGTCGGCGGGGTCCTCCGTCTCCCGGCGGACGGCGTCGTCGCCGAGCCCGCATCGCACCCGACCCTGCGCCGGGTCCCGTCCGCGCTCGGTCCCCTCGCGCATCTGGCGCAGGACCCCCGGACGACGGACGTGTTCGTCAACGGCGACGGCGAGGTCTGGGTCGACCGCGGATCCGGCCCCGAACGCCGACCCGACGTCGACCTCGGCGGTGAGCCGTCCGTGCGCGCGCTGGCCGTGCGGCTGGCCGCGGAGGGCGGGCGGCATCTGGACGAGGCGGCGCCGTGCGTGGACGTGAGGCTGGGTGACGGGATGCGCATCCACGCGGTGCTGCCACCCGTGTCGACACGCGGCACGCTGCTCTCCATCCGGCTCCCCTCGCGGGCGAGGCCGACGCTCGACGCGCTCGACGCGGCGGGGGCATTCCCGCCCGGATGCCGCGCTCTGCTCGAGGAGGCGGTGCGACGGCGCACGAACCTCCTGATCACCGGGGCCGGCGGCAGCGGGAAGACGACCCTGCTCGGCGCGCTGCTCGCCCGAGCGGATCCGCGGGAGCGCATCGTGCTCGTCGAGGACGTCGCCGAGCTGCGCGTGCGTCATGCGCACGTCGTGTCGCTCGAGGCCAGGCAGGCGAACATCGAGGGGGCCGGGGAGCTGTCCCTGCCGCGCCTGGTGCGGGAGGCGCTGAGGATGCGTCCGGACCGGCTGGTGGTGGGGGAGTGCCGGGGCAGCGAGATCAGGGACCTGCTCGGAGCGCTCAACACCGGGCACGACGGAGGCGCGGGCACCCTGCACGCCAACGGCGTCGCGGACGTGCCGGCCCGGCTCGAGGCGCTGGGCGCGCTCGCCGGCATGGACGCGGTCACGACGGCACGCCAGGCGGTGAGCGCGATCGGCCTGGTCGTCCACCTCGCCCGGACGCCGCGGGGACGCCGGGTGACCGCCGCCGGACGCCTCGCGACGGGCGACGACGGCCGCCTCCGCATCGTGCCGGTGCGCTGGGATCCCGGCGCGGGTCCGGTGGCGCGGCCCGCGGTGGCGGTGTGGGCCTCGGATGCGCGCGGGGGGCGTGGATGATCCGGGACGCGCACCCCTTCCGCCCAGGGCTGCGTCGGCGGCTGCGTCCGCGTCTGCGGGGCGCGGGCGACGAGGCGGTCGTCGAGGAGGCCGAGGAGATCGCCGCGTTCGTGCGACGACTCGCGGTGCTGCTCGGCGCGGGGCTGCACCTCGAACGCGCGTGGTCGCAGCTGGCGCCGCCGGGCGGGCGCGCCCGGCGCGGCGAGCGCGCGGTTCCCGCCCTGGTCCGTCGCGTGGCCGCGGGCGCAGGGTCGGCTCCCCTCGCCGACCGCGTCGTGGCGGCGGCCACCGCGTGCGAGGCGGCAGGCGGAGGCACCGCGGGTTCGTGGTCCGCGCTCGCCGCGGGGCTGGAGGTCGCGGATCGCACGGGAGCGCCGCTCGCGCGGTCCCTCGATCGGCTCGCCGGCTCCCTCGTCGACATCGCCCGGGTGCGCCGCGAGGCGGGGACGGCGCTCGCCGGCCCGGTGGCGACCAGCCGCACCGTCCTCCTCATGCCCGGCGCCGGTCTGCTCCTGGCGGCCGGGCTCGGGTTCGATCCGCTCCGCGTCCTCGTCACCACCGTGCCCGGGCTCGTGTGCCTCGTGGTGGGCTCCTCGCTCGTGGCGATCGGCTGGCGGTGGAACCGCCGTCTGGTGAGCCGGGCCCTTCCGCGGGAACCCGCACCTGGGCTCGTCCTCGACCTGGTGGCGATGGCCATGTCTGGTGGGGCGTCCGTGCCTCGTGCGGTCGCGGTCGTCCGACGTGCGTGCGAGCGCGCCGGCCTGCGCGCTGGCGACGACCTCGACGCCGTCGGGCCGGTCGTCGACGCGGCCGCCCGCACCGGTGCTCCCGTGGCCGTGCTCCTCGGGAGCGAGGCGGAGCGGATCCGCAGGGACGCCGCCACCTGGGCGGAGCGGGCGGCGGCGCGTCTGGCGGCGCGGCTCATGCTGCCGCTGGGCGTGTGCATCCTGCCGGCGTTCCTGGCGGTGGGCGTGGTGCCGATGCTGCTGGCCGTCGTGTCCTCAACACTCGGCCGCGGATGAGGGCATCCACCATCGCGGATCCCGCCACGGGCCGACGTCGTCGGACGGGGCATGGTGGCGTCCCGGCCGATGGTCGGCAGGGACAGGACAGCGGGGATGGCCCGCCAGAGGGAGAGGACGAGGACATGGGACGAGTCGAGGAACGGGCGCACGGGATCGGCGTGCGCGGCGCGGAGGTCGCGGCCGCGCGGGGGTGCGGATCCGGCACGGCGGGAGCCGCGTTGGCAGCGGAGGGCCGCGCCGTATGGCCGCTGGCCGCGGCGGAGGCTGCGCCTGACGCTCCGTCGCGTCCATCGGCGCGGGTGATGACCTGCGCGAGGGCCTGCGGCGGGGAGGTGGTCACGGCGGCCCCGAGGCTCGCGCCGTCGCGTTCCGCTCGCGTCGCTCGCGCGGTGCGGCGTGCGCTCCTCTGCCGTCCAGCGGGCGACGGGGGTGCGGCCACCGCCGAGTACGCCATCGCGACCATGGCGGCGGTGGCGTTCGCGGGCCTGCTCGTGGTCATCCTGCAGAGCGACGAGGTCCGCGGGATGCTCCTCGACCTCGTGCGGCGCGCGCTGACGTACGACCGGTGATCCCGTCCACCTCGGCGGAGGCGATTCCGCACGGCGATCCGCGTGCCTGCCCGGTCGCGGATCGCGGGGCGGCGGCCGCGGAGCTGGCGGTCGTGCTGCCCGCGGTCGTGCTGGTCCTCGGGCTGTGCATGGGCGCGGTGCAGACGGTCGGCCAGCAGGTCGTGCTGACATCCGCGGCGGAGGAGGCGGCACGGAGCATCGGACGCGGGGAGGACGCGGGCACTGCGGCGGCGCGCATCGACGGCGCGGCGGGGGGAGCGTCGATGGCGGTGGATCGGTCGGGTCACACCGTCTGCGTCCGGCTCACGGCGCCCAGCCGCTTCGGCCCCGCTGGCGCTGCCGGGCTCCGCGTGTCGGCGCGGGGCTGCGCATGGCAGGAGGATCCGGGTGTCCCGTGACGGCGACGTCGGCTCGGGCACCGTGGTCGCGGTCGGCCTGCTCGGCGCGGTCACCGCGCTCGCGCTGGCCACTGTGGCCGTCTCGTCCGCGCTGGTGGAGAGGGCGGCAGCGGCGGGCGCCGCGGACTCCGGGGCGCTCGCCGCGGCGGACGTCGCCGCGGGGTTCGCGGCCGGCTCTCCCTGCTCGGCGGCCGAGGAGGTCGTGGTCGCCGCCGGGGCGGCGCTCGCGGGCTGCGAGATCACGGGCACGACGGCGGTCGTGGTCGCAGAGCGTCGCGGTGGCCCGATGGGCCTCCAGGTCACGGCGCGCGCGAGAGCCGGTCAACCGCC encodes:
- a CDS encoding TadA family conjugal transfer-associated ATPase, with product MIEWQASVVGRGVLPGEASRHRSAGGAGPGYRPLVVAPAAFVPRTRTPGGAGRGVASSDARGTGVGGVLRLPADGVVAEPASHPTLRRVPSALGPLAHLAQDPRTTDVFVNGDGEVWVDRGSGPERRPDVDLGGEPSVRALAVRLAAEGGRHLDEAAPCVDVRLGDGMRIHAVLPPVSTRGTLLSIRLPSRARPTLDALDAAGAFPPGCRALLEEAVRRRTNLLITGAGGSGKTTLLGALLARADPRERIVLVEDVAELRVRHAHVVSLEARQANIEGAGELSLPRLVREALRMRPDRLVVGECRGSEIRDLLGALNTGHDGGAGTLHANGVADVPARLEALGALAGMDAVTTARQAVSAIGLVVHLARTPRGRRVTAAGRLATGDDGRLRIVPVRWDPGAGPVARPAVAVWASDARGGRG
- a CDS encoding transglycosylase domain-containing protein, whose product is MSASKNTPGRVAAALTGVLGMSAVAGVLVAAMVTPAIAVTSLAANNTIGLFEDLPDYLQIDNLAQKTELYATQGGQPVKFAEFYAQNRQEVSWDEVSDNAKAAAVDTEDPRFYEHGGVDVQSTFRALAQNVIGGGVESGASTITMQYVKNVLVQKAETLAETDPDAGKKAYAEATQESTARKLKEMRLAIGLEKKFSKNDILLGYLNIANYGGSVYGIQSAAKYYYGVDAKDLSIAQAASLVATVNYPTALRIDEPGNITANQERRDVLIDNMLKHHSITQQQHDEAIATPVTPAITPSVSGCNAAQPASAAYFCDAVKYTVENSKEFGQTPDEARRNLNRNGYKIYTTLNLDLQAKATDDLRKQIPTTMNSIPELGSAMTSVEAKTGRVIAMVQNTDYGNDAGAGVQSVNFNTDQDMGGSRGFQVGSTYKIVTLLEWLKEGHSVNEVVNSSKGTWAGSDFRDSCTGGTLSSKPLTVTNDGAAPGANRTVMSGTANSTNTAFMAMASELDMCGIVQTAKDIGIHQADKSKPLSGLVSDIIGSGGNNIAPLTMASAYATVANNGTTCTPILIDKVVLPDDTEITPPSANCTETVSPDVAHTAAYALGGVMSATGAAANTNDGTPLIGKTGTTDRAKDTWFVGSSTEVTTAIWVGSYGGQDIRQRLTKLPNGQLMSTARFAVWKPFMQAVNAVYKGSAFPGPAADLTRTPTVQVPDVSGMSPADAQSAIEGAGLSFAQGGSRSSANVAVGQVAGSDPGAGANAARGSTVTVFISSGPDQGQQQGTPGTVPDVRGQDMTSARQTLRGAGFDVTMAQEQVQDNSQIGKATRTDPAAGQQSSGPVTLYIGRS
- a CDS encoding RidA family protein produces the protein MGAISDRLAELGIELPAVAAPVAAYVPAVVHGGFVYTSGQLPFVDGALAATGKVGAEVSAEDAKAHARTCALNGLAAAADAAGGVDRIARVIKVTGFVASAEGFTGQPGVINGASEVLGEILGDAGIHARSAVGVAELPLGSPVEVELVVALVE
- a CDS encoding DUF4244 domain-containing protein; translated protein: MTCARACGGEVVTAAPRLAPSRSARVARAVRRALLCRPAGDGGAATAEYAIATMAAVAFAGLLVVILQSDEVRGMLLDLVRRALTYDR
- the acs gene encoding acetate--CoA ligase, which codes for MTMSTNPRSTQPGASSPAAPDQDEEGTAIPSRPATTAESGPVHPPSDAFRATRVADESLAASAAADRLGFWADRARELVTWETPFETVLDWSDAPVARWFPEGRLNVAYNCLDRHVLAGHGDRVALHWEGEPGDTRDLTYAELTAEVKRAANALSDLGVVAGDRVAIYLPMIPEAVIAMLAVARIGAVHSVVFGGFSAESLRARIDDAAARVVITADGGWRKGKVFPLKPAVDAALVGSAGSVEHVLVVRRGENEVDWDESRDLWWHERVAAADPEHEAQAFEAEHPLFILYTSGTTGKPKGILHTSGGYLTQVAYTHRNVFDLHPETDVYWCTADVGWITGHSYVVYGPLANGATQVIYEGTPDAPQPGRWWDIVEKHGVTILYAAPTAIRSFMKTGREIPDARDLSSIRLLGSVGEPINPEAWRWYRDVVGGGDVPVVDTWWQTETGGIMISALPGVTATKPGSAQSPIPGIQVAVVDDQGEPVARGESGLLVVTEPWPGMLRGIWGDPERYRETYWDRFGDRYFAGDGARLDEDGDIWLLGRVDDVMNVSGHRLSTAEIESSLVAHPYVAEAAVVGASDEATGQAVVAFVILRSAEASALGDEDPNEVLRKHVSDQIGAIAKPRRVFVVQELPKTRSGKIMRRLLRDVAEGRAIGDTTTLADTQVMQVISDRMSAG
- a CDS encoding Rv3654c family TadE-like protein encodes the protein MSRDGDVGSGTVVAVGLLGAVTALALATVAVSSALVERAAAAGAADSGALAAADVAAGFAAGSPCSAAEEVVVAAGAALAGCEITGTTAVVVAERRGGPMGLQVTARARAGQPPSRASG
- a CDS encoding type II secretion system F family protein, which gives rise to MIRDAHPFRPGLRRRLRPRLRGAGDEAVVEEAEEIAAFVRRLAVLLGAGLHLERAWSQLAPPGGRARRGERAVPALVRRVAAGAGSAPLADRVVAAATACEAAGGGTAGSWSALAAGLEVADRTGAPLARSLDRLAGSLVDIARVRREAGTALAGPVATSRTVLLMPGAGLLLAAGLGFDPLRVLVTTVPGLVCLVVGSSLVAIGWRWNRRLVSRALPREPAPGLVLDLVAMAMSGGASVPRAVAVVRRACERAGLRAGDDLDAVGPVVDAAARTGAPVAVLLGSEAERIRRDAATWAERAAARLAARLMLPLGVCILPAFLAVGVVPMLLAVVSSTLGRG
- a CDS encoding TadE family type IV pilus minor pilin; translation: MIPSTSAEAIPHGDPRACPVADRGAAAAELAVVLPAVVLVLGLCMGAVQTVGQQVVLTSAAEEAARSIGRGEDAGTAAARIDGAAGGASMAVDRSGHTVCVRLTAPSRFGPAGAAGLRVSARGCAWQEDPGVP